A genome region from Dolichospermum compactum NIES-806 includes the following:
- a CDS encoding low molecular weight protein-tyrosine-phosphatase, whose product MPYKLLFVCLGNICRSPSAENIMNHLIDQASLNNTILCDSAGTAGYHIGAAPDRRMSAAAENKLGFKLIGQARQFQIRDFQEFDLILAMDRNNYDDILAVDRSGQYHSKVRLMCDFCSTHTLKEVPDPYYGGVEGFNQVIDLLMDACEGLLKHITQK is encoded by the coding sequence ATGCCTTATAAGTTACTGTTTGTCTGCCTTGGGAATATTTGCCGATCGCCATCGGCAGAAAATATTATGAATCATCTGATTGACCAAGCCAGTTTAAATAATACAATTCTTTGCGATTCTGCCGGTACTGCTGGTTATCACATTGGTGCAGCGCCGGATAGACGCATGAGCGCCGCAGCAGAGAATAAGTTAGGATTTAAACTCATTGGCCAAGCTCGGCAATTTCAAATCCGTGACTTTCAAGAGTTTGATTTGATTTTGGCAATGGATCGTAATAATTATGATGATATCCTCGCTGTTGACCGTTCTGGGCAATATCATTCCAAAGTTAGGTTGATGTGCGATTTTTGCTCTACACACACCCTTAAGGAAGTTCCAGACCCCTATTATGGCGGAGTTGAAGGATTTAATCAGGTGATTGATTTACTAATGGATGCCTGTGAAGGGTTGCTAAAACATATCACCCAGAAGTAA
- the murC gene encoding UDP-N-acetylmuramate--L-alanine ligase — translation MSNSIDFSGRPFHFIGIGGIGMSALAYVLTKRQLPVSGSDLRANHITHKLESLGAHIFSKQEANNLEFFLPEVAANTVPLTSPENFSAVKTTLPQVICSTAINASNLEYKAALELGCPIWHRSDVLAALIADYYSIAVAGTHGKTTTSSMIGYMLLQAGLDPTILVGGEVKAWEGNARMGASRYLVAEADESDGSLVKHAPEIGIITNIELDHPDHYETLEEVVDTFQTFAQGCKTLVGSIDCETVRDRFKPTITYSLYPDKGADYTVTNIDYRADGTTALVWEKGKALGLLNLQLLSHHNLSNSLAAVAVGRVLGLEFGEIAQGIATFEGARRRFEFRGEAAGVTFIDDYAHHPSEIRATLAAARLQARPGQRVVAIFQPHRYTRTLTFLEEFAESFTHADLVVLTDIYSAGEPDLGQVSGQDLATAISKHNPEVVYQQTLSLVSEFLLQTLCPGDLALFLGAGNLNQAIPELITMMSEPAIATS, via the coding sequence ATGAGTAATTCTATAGATTTTAGTGGCAGACCATTTCATTTCATTGGGATTGGTGGGATTGGAATGTCTGCTTTGGCTTATGTTCTAACTAAACGCCAATTGCCAGTATCCGGTTCAGATTTACGTGCTAACCATATTACGCACAAGTTAGAATCCCTGGGCGCTCACATTTTCAGTAAACAAGAAGCCAACAATTTGGAATTTTTTCTGCCCGAAGTAGCGGCTAATACCGTACCATTAACTTCTCCTGAAAACTTTTCTGCTGTGAAAACCACTTTACCCCAAGTGATTTGTTCTACAGCCATTAATGCTAGTAATTTGGAATATAAAGCGGCTCTAGAATTAGGTTGCCCCATTTGGCATCGTTCTGATGTTCTCGCGGCTTTGATTGCTGATTACTACAGTATCGCTGTAGCAGGAACTCATGGCAAGACGACTACTAGTAGTATGATTGGTTATATGCTATTGCAAGCTGGGCTTGATCCGACAATTTTGGTCGGTGGTGAAGTTAAGGCTTGGGAAGGTAATGCTAGAATGGGTGCAAGCCGTTATTTAGTAGCAGAGGCAGATGAGTCCGATGGTTCTCTGGTAAAACACGCTCCAGAGATTGGTATTATTACTAATATTGAATTAGATCATCCTGACCACTATGAGACATTGGAAGAGGTGGTTGATACCTTCCAAACCTTTGCTCAAGGTTGCAAAACTTTGGTGGGTAGCATTGATTGTGAGACAGTGCGTGATAGGTTTAAACCAACCATTACCTATAGTCTTTACCCAGATAAAGGTGCTGATTACACCGTTACCAATATAGATTATCGTGCTGATGGCACAACAGCTTTGGTATGGGAAAAGGGTAAAGCTTTGGGTTTATTAAATTTACAGCTATTGAGTCATCATAACCTCAGCAATTCTCTAGCAGCAGTAGCTGTGGGTAGAGTTTTGGGATTAGAATTTGGAGAAATTGCCCAAGGTATTGCTACATTTGAAGGTGCAAGACGACGGTTTGAGTTCCGAGGTGAAGCGGCTGGGGTGACTTTTATTGATGATTATGCTCATCATCCTAGTGAAATTCGTGCTACTTTAGCCGCTGCTCGTCTGCAAGCTAGACCGGGACAAAGGGTAGTTGCTATCTTCCAACCCCATCGTTATACGCGGACATTAACGTTTTTAGAAGAGTTTGCTGAGTCCTTTACTCATGCTGATTTGGTTGTGCTGACGGATATTTATAGTGCGGGTGAACCGGATTTAGGACAAGTGAGTGGACAGGATTTAGCTACTGCGATTAGTAAACACAATCCTGAAGTGGTTTATCAACAAACTTTATCTTTGGTTAGTGAGTTTTTACTGCAAACCTTATGTCCGGGGGATTTGGCGCTGTTTTTAGGTGCGGGTAACTTAAATCAGGCTATTCCCGAACTGATTACCATGATGAGTGAACCAGCGATCGCCACTTCTTAG
- a CDS encoding YbaB/EbfC family nucleoid-associated protein has translation MAEKGQGFGFGLGKMKELAEAFKKAQQVQEGAKRLQEELEQMEILGESGGGLVKVIVSGNQEPKRVEIAPSALAEGPEVLSDLVAAAMKDAYKKSTETMRERMEDLTSGLELPGM, from the coding sequence ATGGCAGAAAAAGGACAGGGATTTGGCTTTGGCTTAGGCAAAATGAAAGAACTAGCCGAAGCATTTAAAAAAGCGCAACAAGTTCAAGAAGGTGCAAAGCGTCTTCAAGAAGAATTGGAGCAAATGGAGATTCTCGGAGAATCTGGTGGTGGACTTGTTAAAGTTATTGTCAGTGGCAACCAAGAACCCAAACGAGTAGAAATTGCTCCATCTGCTTTAGCAGAAGGTCCAGAAGTGCTTTCTGATTTAGTCGCAGCGGCAATGAAAGATGCCTATAAAAAGTCCACCGAAACCATGCGAGAACGGATGGAAGACCTAACCAGTGGACTGGAATTACCTGGAATGTAG
- a CDS encoding AAA family ATPase — protein sequence MLKELHLRSVGSSPQFDVEFADRVNIFTGDNGLGKSFLLDVAWWVLTGNWVEQPAYPQRNTSQLPTIISKLNIQNSGLLFSEIDVQSQFDFSEQKWQNKSHLGDFLKILKRVVIFVRVDGSFSVFDPARNHKNAYNFTPDTLWNGLKLKGKVISNGLIQDWVTWQNQPQKTPFQFLSDVIKKLAPHPDEWIEIGEPTRVSVDDVRDIPTINLPYGNIPITQASAGMKRILGLAYLLVWTWYEHEKACELTQQEPMNQIVLLIDEIESHLHPRWQRAILPSILSVVNQLKSDITIQALVTTHSPLVLASLEPIFDEEQDKLFLFELQGKEVELNEMFWTKQGDTVGWLTSEIFGLKQARSQESETAIEAAEAWMRNDDMNTFPEHLRTQSEIHQELQRLLPGHDPFWPRWIVTAERRNQKSSDS from the coding sequence ATGCTAAAAGAACTTCATTTAAGGTCTGTAGGATCATCTCCTCAATTTGATGTTGAATTTGCTGATAGAGTCAACATTTTTACTGGGGATAATGGATTAGGTAAAAGCTTTTTACTAGATGTTGCTTGGTGGGTACTTACTGGAAACTGGGTAGAACAACCCGCTTATCCGCAAAGAAATACAAGTCAATTACCCACAATTATATCCAAACTTAACATACAAAATAGCGGCTTACTTTTTTCTGAAATAGATGTTCAGAGTCAATTTGATTTTTCCGAGCAGAAATGGCAGAATAAATCGCATTTAGGTGATTTTTTAAAGATTTTAAAAAGAGTAGTTATTTTTGTTCGTGTTGATGGAAGTTTTTCTGTCTTTGATCCTGCTCGTAACCATAAAAATGCCTATAATTTTACCCCTGATACACTTTGGAATGGGTTAAAATTAAAAGGAAAAGTTATTTCTAACGGTCTTATTCAAGATTGGGTAACATGGCAAAATCAACCCCAAAAAACGCCATTTCAATTTTTATCAGATGTTATTAAAAAACTTGCACCTCATCCTGATGAATGGATAGAAATAGGAGAACCCACGCGAGTATCTGTGGATGATGTGCGTGATATTCCGACAATTAATCTTCCTTATGGTAATATTCCCATTACCCAAGCATCAGCAGGAATGAAGAGGATTCTGGGACTTGCTTATTTATTAGTATGGACTTGGTATGAACACGAAAAAGCTTGTGAACTAACGCAGCAAGAACCAATGAATCAAATAGTTTTATTAATAGATGAAATTGAGTCTCATCTCCATCCTCGCTGGCAAAGAGCGATTTTACCGTCTATTTTATCAGTAGTCAATCAGTTAAAATCAGATATCACAATACAAGCTTTAGTTACTACTCATTCTCCCCTTGTTTTAGCTTCGTTAGAACCAATATTTGATGAAGAACAAGATAAATTATTTCTATTTGAACTACAAGGAAAAGAGGTTGAACTAAATGAAATGTTCTGGACTAAACAGGGAGATACTGTAGGATGGTTAACTTCAGAAATATTTGGACTAAAACAAGCACGTTCTCAAGAATCAGAAACCGCTATTGAAGCAGCAGAAGCGTGGATGCGTAATGATGATATGAATACTTTTCCTGAACATTTGAGAACACAATCAGAAATTCATCAGGAATTGCAAAGACTTTTACCGGGACATGATCCATTTTGGCCACGTTGGATAGTTACAGCAGAAAGAAGAAATCAAAAATCATCAGACTCATAG
- the murB gene encoding UDP-N-acetylmuramate dehydrogenase, translated as MITSQGFGKICEFSNFTPQLQTENDVDNSKLIYLPGTNCPLKTHTSLSAFTSYRVGGEAEHYVSPYDLEALQVSIEYAKENNLAITVLGAGSNLLVSDRGIPGLVIATRHLRSKNFNPATGQLTVSAGEPIPTLAWDAAALGWEGLEWAVGIPGTVGGAVVMNAGAHSSCIADMLVSAQVLSPDGTLVTLTPEELGYTYRSSQLQGGKRIVTQATFQLQPGADPVQVTARTKEHKKHRLSTQPYSYPSCGSVFRNPKPYTAGWLIEQTGLKGYQLGGAQVAQLHANFIVNRGGAKASDIFSLIRHVQNEVQERWSIWLEPEVKMLGEFQAGC; from the coding sequence ATGATAACTTCCCAGGGATTTGGCAAAATCTGCGAATTTTCTAATTTCACTCCACAACTGCAAACAGAAAATGATGTGGATAATAGTAAATTAATTTACTTACCAGGGACGAATTGTCCTTTAAAAACCCATACTTCTTTGTCAGCGTTTACTTCTTATCGAGTTGGTGGAGAAGCTGAACACTATGTTTCTCCCTATGATCTAGAAGCGTTACAAGTAAGTATTGAGTACGCAAAAGAAAATAATTTAGCAATCACAGTATTGGGCGCTGGTTCTAATTTGTTGGTGAGCGATCGCGGCATACCCGGTTTAGTCATTGCCACTCGGCATCTCCGGTCTAAAAACTTTAACCCAGCTACAGGTCAATTAACTGTATCCGCCGGCGAACCCATCCCTACTCTAGCATGGGACGCAGCCGCTTTAGGATGGGAAGGATTAGAATGGGCTGTGGGTATTCCTGGAACTGTAGGCGGTGCAGTGGTAATGAATGCTGGAGCGCATAGTAGCTGTATCGCAGATATGTTAGTTAGCGCTCAAGTTCTTTCCCCCGATGGAACTTTGGTAACTCTCACCCCAGAGGAATTAGGCTATACATACCGCAGTTCACAGCTACAAGGTGGTAAGCGAATTGTCACTCAAGCCACCTTCCAACTGCAACCAGGAGCAGATCCTGTGCAAGTGACAGCTAGAACTAAGGAACATAAAAAACACCGACTTAGCACCCAACCTTACAGCTATCCTAGTTGTGGCAGTGTATTTAGAAATCCTAAACCCTATACGGCTGGTTGGTTAATTGAACAAACCGGACTCAAGGGTTATCAATTAGGAGGAGCGCAAGTTGCCCAACTTCATGCTAATTTTATCGTCAATCGGGGAGGAGCTAAAGCCAGTGATATTTTCTCCCTCATTCGTCATGTTCAAAATGAGGTGCAAGAACGCTGGTCAATTTGGCTAGAACCAGAAGTGAAAATGTTGGGTGAGTTTCAAGCAGGTTGCTAA
- a CDS encoding Eco57I restriction-modification methylase domain-containing protein, whose protein sequence is MSQQVSKALFQKKALKNALGNFKFPSDLEARHKIIKKWVEALNSGTLNQVKEISLHGDFLKDIFQDVLGYCSIIAGGGKVWEIHAEQTIADGGGSADAALGFFTATENNKGKVKLQGKVVAPIELKGTKDDLDRPEPGRKESAVDQGWRYANYTPDCHWIIISNYRELRLYHTNKTPAYYEQFLLTDLADLEEFKRFYFLLCRPSFLPVKDISTIDRLLATSEEAQEEVTKRLYEEYKQVRLNIVRDFRFRFASKLDIPNFDQVLIEKAQKTLDRILFIAFCEDRGLLPEKTISKAHDSKDAYNPRPIWDNYQAVFRWVDQGNEDPPIPGYNGGLFQYDQILDAQLNIPDSLCSKLKQLTRFDFDSEVSVDILGRIFEQSITDLEELKADVAKQEFDKKQGKRKKLGVFYTPAYITQYIVEVAIGGYLQKRENELREKFKLEESADTAENQKREIEFWESYRDEVLVKTRVIDPACGSGAFLIAAFDYFASQYQRVNDNLRFLKHQTIENIELDKTILINNLFGVDLSPESVEITKLSLWLKTATQGKTLTYLDDNVKIGNSIVADSQFTDLPFIWESEFSQVFSEGGFDVVIGNPPYIRQELLSPFKPYLQENYQTYDGVADIYIYFYEKGLNLLKPEGILSYIVTNKWLRSGYGEPLRRFFSQSSVFEQIIDFGHAPIFEDADTFPCIIAARKITPPQPSNIKSLSSSSPRSGGTEGGARREKEEEVLVCSVPREELKNINLIQYVQNQENSYTIPWSRFTANAWSLEPPAVDDLMRKIQRVGVPLKEFAGVKPICGIKTGFNEAFFIDDATKNKLVQADPKCAEIIKPLLRGQDIKRWIPEWDKLWIIFAHKDIDIEQYPVIKQHLEIYRNKLEARAGKQLWWQWQASPSFYYLFEQPKLIYQEIQFHPAYSYDTEGYFTNNKGFILPKADLYILGVLNSPLIWWHNWRYLPHMKDEALTPVGQLMETLPIAQPTEEIRAEVETIVTRLIEITKLNGQVYKDVLDWLQIEYKIEKLGNKLEDFAALEFTDFVEEVRKRMPKSKTTKKSSDPLSIPAFTALRKAHNDYVPEIKSRKNEALKLEHRLSDLVNQAYQLTPAEIDLMWKTAPPRMPISR, encoded by the coding sequence ATGAGTCAACAAGTTTCTAAAGCTTTATTTCAGAAAAAGGCGTTAAAAAATGCTTTGGGTAATTTTAAATTTCCTTCAGATTTAGAAGCACGGCACAAAATTATTAAAAAATGGGTTGAGGCTTTAAATTCAGGTACTCTTAACCAAGTAAAGGAGATTTCTTTGCATGGTGATTTTCTCAAAGATATATTTCAAGATGTTTTGGGTTATTGTTCGATTATTGCAGGTGGTGGTAAAGTTTGGGAAATTCACGCTGAACAAACAATTGCTGATGGTGGTGGTTCTGCTGACGCAGCTTTAGGATTTTTTACCGCGACCGAAAATAACAAAGGTAAGGTAAAATTACAGGGTAAAGTTGTTGCACCAATTGAGTTAAAAGGGACAAAAGATGATTTAGATAGACCCGAACCAGGCAGAAAAGAATCCGCAGTTGATCAGGGTTGGCGTTATGCTAACTATACTCCTGATTGTCATTGGATTATTATTTCTAATTATCGAGAATTACGATTATATCATACTAATAAAACTCCGGCTTATTATGAACAATTCCTATTAACTGATTTAGCAGATTTAGAGGAATTTAAAAGATTTTATTTTCTGCTTTGTCGGCCAAGTTTTTTACCAGTTAAAGATATATCTACTATTGATAGGTTATTAGCGACTTCTGAGGAAGCACAAGAAGAGGTTACTAAACGGCTTTATGAAGAATATAAACAAGTTAGATTAAATATAGTTAGAGATTTTCGTTTTCGCTTTGCTAGTAAGTTGGATATTCCTAATTTTGACCAAGTATTAATTGAAAAAGCACAAAAGACATTAGACAGAATTTTATTTATTGCTTTTTGTGAGGATAGAGGACTATTACCAGAAAAAACAATTAGCAAAGCTCATGATAGCAAAGATGCTTATAATCCTCGACCAATTTGGGACAATTATCAAGCAGTTTTTCGTTGGGTTGACCAAGGTAATGAAGATCCCCCAATTCCCGGTTACAATGGTGGATTATTCCAATATGATCAAATTTTAGATGCACAATTAAATATTCCCGACTCTTTATGTAGTAAACTTAAACAACTGACGCGTTTTGATTTTGATTCGGAAGTTTCTGTAGATATTCTAGGACGAATTTTTGAACAGTCAATTACAGATTTAGAAGAATTAAAAGCGGATGTTGCTAAACAGGAATTTGATAAAAAACAAGGTAAGCGGAAAAAGTTAGGCGTATTTTACACTCCTGCTTATATTACTCAATATATTGTTGAAGTTGCAATTGGCGGATATTTACAAAAGCGAGAAAATGAATTAAGAGAAAAGTTTAAATTAGAGGAATCCGCAGATACAGCAGAAAATCAAAAACGGGAAATTGAATTTTGGGAAAGTTACCGAGATGAAGTATTAGTAAAAACGCGAGTTATTGACCCTGCTTGTGGTTCGGGTGCGTTTTTAATTGCGGCTTTTGATTATTTTGCAAGTCAGTATCAACGAGTTAATGATAATTTGCGGTTTTTGAAACATCAAACTATAGAAAATATTGAATTAGATAAAACTATTCTCATAAATAATCTGTTTGGCGTTGATTTATCTCCTGAATCTGTAGAAATTACTAAGTTATCTTTGTGGTTAAAAACTGCAACTCAAGGAAAAACTTTAACTTATTTGGATGATAATGTTAAAATCGGTAATTCCATAGTTGCTGATTCACAATTTACAGATTTACCTTTTATTTGGGAAAGTGAGTTTTCTCAAGTGTTTAGTGAAGGTGGTTTTGATGTGGTAATTGGAAATCCTCCTTATATTCGTCAGGAGTTATTATCACCATTTAAACCTTATTTACAGGAAAATTATCAAACTTATGATGGAGTTGCAGATATTTATATTTATTTCTATGAGAAGGGTTTAAATCTTCTCAAACCAGAAGGAATTCTTTCTTATATTGTCACTAATAAATGGTTACGTTCTGGTTATGGTGAACCTTTGCGACGGTTCTTTTCTCAGTCAAGTGTGTTTGAACAAATTATTGATTTTGGACACGCACCAATTTTTGAAGACGCGGATACGTTTCCCTGTATTATCGCAGCAAGGAAAATCACCCCACCCCAACCCTCGAATATCAAAAGTTTATCCTCATCTTCCCCCCGTAGCGGGGGGACTGAGGGGGGTGCGAGGAGGGAGAAGGAGGAGGAAGTTTTAGTTTGTTCTGTTCCTCGTGAGGAGTTGAAAAATATTAACCTCATTCAATATGTGCAGAATCAAGAAAACAGTTACACTATTCCTTGGTCGCGGTTTACTGCTAATGCTTGGAGTTTAGAACCTCCTGCGGTTGATGATTTAATGCGGAAAATTCAACGGGTAGGAGTTCCATTAAAGGAGTTTGCTGGAGTTAAACCGATATGTGGAATAAAAACAGGTTTTAATGAGGCTTTTTTCATAGATGATGCTACTAAGAATAAATTAGTTCAAGCTGACCCAAAATGTGCGGAAATTATTAAACCATTATTGAGAGGTCAAGATATTAAAAGATGGATTCCTGAATGGGATAAACTTTGGATCATTTTTGCTCACAAAGATATAGATATAGAACAATATCCTGTTATTAAACAACATTTAGAAATTTATAGAAATAAGTTAGAAGCTAGAGCCGGTAAACAGTTATGGTGGCAATGGCAAGCATCACCATCATTTTATTATCTTTTTGAACAACCTAAACTTATTTATCAGGAAATACAATTTCATCCAGCTTATAGCTATGATACAGAAGGTTATTTTACAAATAATAAAGGCTTTATATTACCAAAGGCTGATCTATATATTCTTGGAGTTTTAAATTCTCCTCTTATTTGGTGGCATAATTGGCGATATTTACCACACATGAAAGATGAGGCTTTAACACCTGTTGGTCAGTTAATGGAAACCTTACCCATTGCACAACCTACAGAAGAAATCCGCGCAGAAGTAGAAACAATTGTCACTCGTTTAATTGAAATTACCAAACTCAACGGACAAGTTTATAAAGATGTTCTCGACTGGTTGCAAATAGAATACAAAATTGAAAAACTGGGAAATAAACTAGAAGATTTTGCTGCTTTGGAATTTACCGATTTTGTAGAGGAAGTTAGAAAAAGAATGCCAAAATCAAAAACTACTAAAAAATCTTCAGATCCTTTAAGTATCCCAGCATTTACAGCTTTACGTAAAGCACATAATGATTATGTTCCCGAAATTAAAAGTCGGAAAAATGAAGCTTTAAAATTAGAACATCGTCTTTCTGATTTGGTTAATCAAGCTTATCAACTCACACCAGCAGAAATTGATTTAATGTGGAAAACAGCACCACCAAGAATGCCGATTTCTAGATAA
- a CDS encoding type I glyceraldehyde-3-phosphate dehydrogenase — MIRVAINGFGRIGRNFARCWVGRENSNIQLVGINDTSDPRTNAHLLRYDSMLGKLKGVDISADDNSITINGNTIKCVSDRNPDNLPWKEWGIDLIIESTGVFTSKEGAMRHVNAGAKKVLITAPGKNEDGTFVVGVNHHDYDHNKHNIISNASCTTNCLAPIAKVLDEKFGIIKGIMTTTHSYTGDQRLLDASHRDLRRARAAAINIVPTSTGAAKAVALVLPQLKGKLNGVALRVPTPNVSMVDFVVQTEKRTIAEEVNQALKEASQGSLKGILGYTELELVSSDYQGTDESSVVDASLTLVMGNDMVKVMAWYDNEWGYSQRVLDLAELVAAKWA; from the coding sequence GTGATTAGAGTTGCAATTAACGGTTTCGGGCGCATTGGACGTAACTTTGCACGCTGCTGGGTGGGGAGAGAAAATAGCAATATTCAACTGGTTGGGATTAATGACACATCCGACCCTAGAACTAATGCTCACCTGCTTAGATATGACTCCATGCTGGGCAAGTTAAAAGGTGTAGATATTAGTGCTGATGATAACTCCATCACAATTAATGGTAATACAATTAAATGCGTATCTGATCGCAACCCAGACAACTTGCCCTGGAAAGAATGGGGAATTGACCTGATTATCGAATCAACAGGCGTTTTTACCAGCAAAGAAGGAGCAATGAGGCACGTAAATGCCGGAGCTAAAAAGGTTCTGATTACAGCCCCCGGTAAAAATGAAGATGGTACTTTTGTCGTTGGTGTAAATCATCATGATTATGACCACAACAAACATAACATCATCAGTAATGCTAGTTGTACAACCAACTGTTTAGCTCCCATTGCCAAGGTATTAGATGAAAAATTTGGTATCATTAAAGGTATCATGACAACTACCCACAGCTACACAGGTGATCAGCGTTTATTGGACGCTTCCCACCGTGATTTGCGTCGGGCTAGAGCAGCAGCTATCAACATTGTTCCCACTTCTACAGGTGCGGCAAAAGCAGTAGCTTTGGTACTTCCTCAGTTGAAGGGTAAGTTAAATGGTGTCGCTTTGCGCGTACCAACCCCTAACGTTTCCATGGTGGACTTTGTAGTGCAAACTGAAAAGCGCACTATTGCCGAAGAAGTTAATCAAGCACTGAAAGAGGCTTCTCAAGGTTCTCTTAAAGGCATTTTGGGTTACACTGAATTGGAACTTGTATCTTCTGACTATCAAGGTACAGATGAATCTTCTGTTGTTGATGCCAGCTTGACTCTTGTTATGGGCAATGACATGGTGAAAGTTATGGCATGGTATGACAATGAGTGGGGTTATAGCCAACGTGTTCTTGATTTGGCGGAATTAGTAGCTGCAAAATGGGCGTAA
- a CDS encoding Uma2 family endonuclease produces the protein MQSTETNLQLRLWTVEEYHRMNEAGIFAPDERVELLEGRIIWMIAKGTAHRSAVGRIDRLLQDCLKNRALICVQDPVKLNDRSEPQLDISVVKIDPLDYADHHPTPSEVYLIIEVADSSLKLDYETKAQAYSLAGIQDYWVLDVVKRELHIFRKPTQTGYEIQVIIGEDATVSPLEFTDLQIRLSDMLPPC, from the coding sequence ATGCAAAGTACAGAAACAAATCTACAATTGCGCTTGTGGACTGTGGAAGAATATCACCGCATGAATGAAGCGGGTATTTTTGCACCAGATGAACGGGTGGAACTATTAGAGGGGAGGATTATTTGGATGATTGCAAAAGGAACAGCGCACCGTTCAGCAGTGGGAAGAATAGATAGATTACTACAAGATTGTTTAAAAAATCGGGCTTTAATATGTGTTCAAGACCCAGTAAAATTGAATGATAGGTCTGAACCACAACTGGATATTTCCGTTGTAAAAATTGATCCTTTGGACTATGCAGATCATCATCCTACACCATCGGAAGTTTATTTAATTATTGAAGTTGCAGATAGTAGTTTAAAATTAGATTATGAAACTAAAGCTCAAGCTTATTCTTTGGCAGGAATTCAAGATTATTGGGTTTTGGATGTGGTAAAACGTGAGTTACACATTTTCAGGAAACCGACTCAAACCGGTTATGAAATTCAAGTAATTATTGGCGAAGATGCGACGGTTTCACCTTTAGAGTTTACTGACTTGCAAATTCGTTTATCTGATATGTTACCACCTTGTTAA